From a region of the Streptacidiphilus albus JL83 genome:
- a CDS encoding RNA polymerase sigma factor, whose translation MTAGGRAAPVIEDLLRELTPQVLGTLVRRYGRFEGCEDAVQEAVLAASLQWPTEGVPDNPRGWLTTVAGRRLIDQMRSDHARRDREWATAAEVVPEPEDVPDTDDTLLLLFLCCHPALTAASRTALTLRAVGGLTTAEIARAFLVPEATMAARISRAKQRIKAAGSSFGLPEGAEREERLRVVLHVLYLIFNEGYTASSGSRLHRADLAREAIRLTRTVHAQLPEDGEVTGLLALMLLTHARREARTTASGDLVPLDEQDRTRWDRALIDEGTELAKASLADPVLGPYQLQAAIAATHSTAATAEETDWPQVHTLYLILERIAPNPMVTLNRAIALAETAGPQAGLALLATLDADERMAGHHRLLSVRAHLLERTGDTGAAHDHYRRAARATASLAERRYLDSRARRLRG comes from the coding sequence ATGACAGCTGGAGGCAGGGCGGCACCGGTGATCGAGGACCTGCTGCGTGAACTGACGCCGCAGGTCCTCGGCACACTGGTCCGCCGGTACGGCCGGTTCGAGGGCTGCGAGGACGCGGTCCAGGAGGCCGTGCTCGCCGCCAGCCTGCAGTGGCCGACCGAGGGCGTACCGGACAACCCGCGCGGCTGGCTGACGACCGTCGCCGGCCGGCGGCTGATCGACCAGATGCGCAGCGACCACGCGCGCCGCGACCGGGAGTGGGCGACCGCCGCCGAGGTGGTGCCCGAGCCCGAGGACGTCCCGGACACCGACGACACGCTGCTGCTGCTGTTCCTGTGCTGCCATCCGGCGCTCACCGCGGCCTCCCGGACGGCACTGACCCTGCGCGCCGTCGGTGGCCTGACCACGGCCGAGATCGCCCGCGCGTTCCTGGTGCCGGAGGCCACGATGGCGGCCCGGATCAGCCGGGCCAAGCAGCGGATCAAGGCGGCCGGCAGCTCATTCGGCCTGCCGGAGGGCGCGGAGCGCGAGGAGCGGCTGCGGGTTGTCCTGCACGTGCTCTACCTGATCTTCAACGAGGGCTACACCGCCTCCTCGGGCAGCCGGCTGCACCGCGCCGACCTCGCCCGCGAGGCGATCCGGCTGACCCGGACGGTGCACGCGCAGCTGCCCGAGGACGGCGAGGTGACCGGGCTGCTCGCGCTGATGCTGCTCACCCACGCCCGCCGCGAGGCCCGGACGACGGCCTCCGGCGACCTGGTGCCCCTGGACGAGCAGGACCGGACCCGGTGGGACCGCGCATTGATCGACGAGGGGACCGAGCTGGCCAAGGCGTCGCTGGCCGACCCGGTACTGGGGCCCTACCAGCTGCAGGCGGCGATCGCCGCCACCCATTCGACCGCTGCCACGGCCGAGGAGACCGACTGGCCGCAGGTGCACACCCTCTACCTGATCCTGGAGCGGATCGCGCCCAACCCGATGGTCACCCTCAACCGGGCGATCGCCCTCGCCGAGACCGCGGGCCCGCAGGCCGGCCTGGCCCTGCTCGCCACCCTGGACGCCGACGAGCGGATGGCCGGCCACCACCGACTGCTCTCGGTACGGGCGCACCTGCTGGAACGCACCGGCGACACGGGCGCCGCCCACGACCACTACCGCCGCGCCGCGAGGGCCACCGCCAGCCTCGCCGAACGGCGCTACCTGGACTCCCGAGCCCGCCGCCTGCGCGGGTAG
- a CDS encoding YciI family protein, protein MQFLISLYINPAVLDALTDEEKAAIGAGHGAFIEELKKSGELLTTQALVDPSQAAVVTVRNGQPVVTDGPFLESKEFLGGFYLVDCEHLERAIELAAQIPDSAIPGLGVEVRQVMFADGQLEA, encoded by the coding sequence ATGCAGTTCCTGATCAGTCTGTACATCAACCCGGCCGTACTGGACGCGCTGACCGACGAGGAGAAGGCGGCGATCGGCGCCGGCCACGGCGCGTTCATCGAGGAGCTCAAGAAGTCCGGTGAGCTGCTCACCACCCAGGCGCTGGTCGATCCCTCGCAGGCCGCCGTGGTGACGGTCCGCAACGGTCAGCCGGTGGTGACCGACGGACCCTTCCTGGAGTCCAAGGAGTTCCTGGGCGGCTTCTACCTGGTCGACTGCGAGCACCTGGAGCGGGCGATCGAGCTGGCGGCGCAGATCCCGGACTCCGCGATCCCCGGTCTGGGTGTCGAGGTGCGCCAGGTGATGTTCGCCGACGGACAATTGGAGGCATGA
- a CDS encoding AEC family transporter, giving the protein MRLISAFIPIWCLAAAGYGARRQRLLGDDAASVLGRFVFHLAMPAALFTTMAATPVSRFSLPPLLAFAGSAVAVIALSWLLISRWFGRRPGERPIWAMAAGYVNSANLGIPVAQQILGSVSFLAEVVLVQTLLITPVILIALDRHHAEDGRIHLRRIATLPLRNPVILASLLGVVWSATKLPVPGTARTTLGLLAAAAVPAGLVALGASLHVTRPEVAQPPEDAPPESAQPEGAQPEGAQPEGRGDRAAGTARGELAAVTALKLLGQPLLALGAGWALGLSRPELLAVVVCAGLPTAQNTFIFAQEYDTGEALASRSVALTTALSLATLAAAAALLGR; this is encoded by the coding sequence ATGAGACTGATATCCGCATTCATACCGATCTGGTGTCTCGCAGCCGCGGGATACGGAGCAAGACGGCAGCGCCTGCTGGGCGACGACGCGGCGTCGGTACTGGGACGATTCGTCTTCCACCTCGCCATGCCGGCCGCGCTGTTCACCACCATGGCCGCGACACCGGTGTCGCGGTTCTCGCTGCCGCCGCTGCTGGCCTTCGCCGGCAGCGCCGTGGCGGTGATCGCACTGAGCTGGCTGCTGATCAGCCGGTGGTTCGGCCGCCGCCCCGGCGAACGTCCGATCTGGGCCATGGCGGCCGGCTATGTGAACTCGGCCAACCTCGGCATCCCGGTGGCCCAGCAGATCCTCGGCAGCGTCTCGTTCCTCGCCGAAGTGGTCCTGGTGCAGACCCTGCTGATCACCCCCGTCATCCTGATCGCGCTGGACCGCCACCACGCCGAGGACGGCCGGATCCACCTGCGCCGGATCGCCACCCTGCCGCTGCGCAATCCGGTGATCCTCGCCTCGCTGCTGGGCGTGGTCTGGTCCGCGACCAAGCTGCCGGTCCCGGGGACGGCACGGACCACCCTCGGGCTGCTGGCGGCGGCGGCCGTACCGGCCGGGCTGGTCGCCCTGGGCGCGTCGCTCCACGTCACGCGGCCGGAGGTCGCGCAGCCGCCAGAGGACGCACCGCCCGAGAGCGCGCAGCCCGAGGGCGCGCAGCCCGAGGGCGCGCAGCCGGAGGGCCGGGGCGACCGTGCCGCCGGCACCGCGCGCGGCGAGCTGGCGGCCGTCACCGCGCTCAAGCTGCTGGGGCAGCCGCTGCTCGCGCTGGGCGCCGGCTGGGCGCTGGGGCTGTCCCGTCCGGAGCTGCTCGCCGTGGTCGTCTGCGCCGGACTGCCCACGGCCCAGAACACCTTCATCTTCGCCCAGGAGTACGACACCGGCGAGGCCCTGGCCAGCCGTAGCGTCGCGCTCACCACCGCGCTGTCGCTGGCGACCCTGGCCGCAGCCGCAGCGCTGCTGGGACGCTGA
- a CDS encoding OmpL47-type beta-barrel domain-containing protein codes for MAARPPVPLLHPPHRALRRLIASGVSAAVMLGGLAVFAATPAAADPTFSPGDTVTPVAAYNFDNDSGTTVVDSSGKGNNAGWTGTPSYAAGVSGKAAHISAGTSFISLPKVTGQTDGSGSFSFETWWYDNSETIDAPLVANQNFAACTNLGFTFYHLSGTYQQRSCFAVNGTKTYTTTRTTSIQNGWHYLAVVEDSSAHTYNYYVDGTLFSSTSTISGTAAANFNSGSPIRIGQDGTGVYSGTDDALVDDFNFYDQAISATQIAADYTATNPATHFPVTVTNDGHGTGTASVLAPAAGAADTLTATPSTGYTFNGWVPVTPSTLAVSTGGSFTAPGSAVTVQATFSPNTYTVDYNGNGADGGATAPQTLTYDQATALTANGFTETGKQFIGWSTTPTGAPVYADQASVKNLAVGGSVTLYAQWAPAGTFQVTESGDSHVTVGSSSDTMLGWTTPGATVTLTATPATGYSSVWQVVSPANLTIAANGSFTMPSQNVVLKAVSSGNPYGVVFNGNGADGGATATEALTYGRPAALTANGFTRSGGYGFLGWATSPTGAVAYTDAQSVSNLTATAGGTVNLYALWGHYRAVGDTVVPVASYNFTGDKNGVVTDGSGQGNNALWKGTATYSHGLDGGLAAHVSAGSNFIQLPKVAGETDGSGSFSFSTWWGEYGETADGPIVSNQNFAACYNPGMTFYNVSGTTTTDACWGQPTGSGRQYSTVNPTSLQGNWHYLTVVVDRKAQTVSYYVDGALFTRSSTGQLTSASNLDSGLPFNIGQDGTSVYSASVDALVEDFDFYNQPISAAQVANDYNATKPASATLPSEATVDVPNPINTVAPGFVTDTFHGPQVRVNGAVSQSVAGLWNGGTVTSYTKTGGDSWLSVNSSGLVTGTAPGSAPQHPGTITVQATDGTTTSSITVEVPVIAAGDAPQIATATWNLWDAGTHVDNPLLKDLTVIGQNGLDVIGVQQDGGTVAQQLAQALGWYSYEGSGGLGIVSAYPISSTGVVAATGTAPAVGVTVNVDGQNLRVWDAALDQTGYGPETACATTGTTPAAIVASELASNRYAQAQAIAAEVKPDAAAASSTPVVFLGDLASPSAADWTTADAAAHCNIGAVDWPVPDAITGAGLTDSFRAANPDPVADPGNTWSPIEPTNPTTGAAEPQDRIDYVDYAGSQLQLVGSNTLVAGWPSSSNVNSNAWTSNHAAVVTTFTLGVPQPSASAPTVTVARNALVYQVGNGPGSAALSSAVGATASPADASVNVDASKVDYTTPGYYTVLVTATENGYASDPVAVTVQVVPVVSVKLANSSVSLAGPGLNQAAVLDGLGGSLNVDGVVNADLSQVDASVAGSYPVTVTGTDDYGFAATARGTVVITSPDAPPVVTTSVTPGTPDGQNGWYVSAPSVSAAATGDTGATPSIEFRIGNGSWTAYAGAMSVPEGNWTYQFRATDGAGVASAPVSAPVQYDATAPSTTATAAAGATIIAPVTVTLTATDAGSGVALTQYQLGSGAWTTYTGPFPVTPQLTAQTISYRSTDRAGNVETAHQLVVPAISPVVPAVTTTAPAARYGTAATVTVTVASPGLPAAGTVTLTEGATARGTATLADGTATFTLPVGLAAGSHVILASYSGSPLLTPALQTLTVTVGLPAAWSATAIYHTGDQVGYQGNLYTASWYTQNQLPGAPNGPWQEIVMTENGTAVWTASRVFNAGDVVVHNGLTFKAGWYTQNDTPGSVTGPWQQQAAPGPNGIAPWTPTTVYNSGDQVTYQGGTYQAKWYTRDQTPDTVNGGWKKIG; via the coding sequence ATGGCCGCACGGCCACCCGTTCCGCTGCTCCATCCACCGCACCGAGCACTGCGCCGCCTCATCGCCTCCGGCGTCTCCGCCGCCGTGATGCTCGGCGGCCTGGCCGTGTTCGCCGCCACCCCGGCGGCGGCCGACCCGACCTTCAGCCCCGGCGACACGGTCACCCCGGTGGCCGCGTACAACTTCGACAACGACTCGGGCACGACCGTCGTCGACAGTTCGGGCAAGGGCAACAACGCCGGCTGGACCGGCACGCCGTCCTACGCGGCCGGGGTCTCCGGCAAGGCGGCCCACATCAGCGCCGGAACCAGCTTCATCTCGCTGCCGAAGGTGACCGGCCAGACCGACGGCTCGGGCAGCTTCTCCTTCGAGACCTGGTGGTACGACAACTCGGAGACGATCGACGCTCCGCTGGTCGCCAACCAGAACTTCGCCGCCTGCACCAACCTCGGCTTCACCTTCTACCACCTCAGCGGCACCTACCAGCAGCGCTCCTGCTTCGCCGTCAACGGGACGAAGACCTACACCACCACCCGCACCACCTCGATCCAGAACGGGTGGCACTACCTCGCGGTGGTGGAGGACAGCTCGGCGCACACCTACAACTACTACGTCGACGGCACGCTCTTCTCGTCCACCTCGACGATCTCCGGTACCGCAGCCGCCAACTTCAACTCGGGCAGCCCGATCCGGATCGGCCAGGACGGGACCGGCGTCTACAGCGGCACCGACGACGCGCTGGTCGACGACTTCAACTTCTACGACCAGGCCATCAGCGCGACCCAGATCGCGGCCGACTACACGGCGACCAACCCGGCCACCCACTTCCCGGTGACCGTCACCAACGACGGCCACGGCACCGGCACGGCCTCCGTGCTCGCCCCGGCCGCGGGCGCGGCCGACACCCTGACGGCGACGCCCAGCACCGGCTACACCTTCAACGGGTGGGTCCCGGTGACGCCGTCCACGCTGGCGGTCAGCACCGGCGGCAGCTTCACCGCGCCCGGCAGCGCGGTCACCGTCCAGGCCACGTTCTCCCCGAACACCTACACGGTCGACTACAACGGCAACGGCGCGGACGGCGGGGCGACCGCCCCGCAGACGCTGACCTACGACCAGGCCACCGCGCTGACCGCGAACGGCTTCACCGAGACGGGCAAGCAGTTCATCGGCTGGAGCACCACGCCGACCGGTGCGCCGGTCTACGCCGACCAGGCGAGCGTCAAGAACCTGGCCGTCGGCGGCAGCGTCACCCTCTACGCCCAGTGGGCGCCGGCCGGTACCTTCCAGGTGACCGAGAGCGGCGACAGCCATGTCACGGTGGGCTCCTCCTCCGACACCATGCTCGGCTGGACCACCCCCGGGGCGACGGTCACCCTGACCGCCACCCCGGCGACCGGCTACTCCTCGGTCTGGCAGGTGGTCTCCCCGGCCAACCTGACCATCGCGGCCAACGGCAGCTTCACCATGCCCTCGCAGAACGTCGTCCTCAAGGCGGTCTCCTCGGGCAACCCGTACGGCGTCGTCTTCAACGGCAACGGCGCGGACGGCGGGGCCACCGCCACGGAGGCGCTGACCTACGGCCGGCCCGCCGCGCTGACCGCCAACGGCTTCACCCGCAGCGGCGGCTACGGCTTCCTCGGCTGGGCGACCAGCCCGACCGGCGCGGTCGCCTACACCGACGCCCAGAGCGTCAGCAACCTCACCGCCACCGCCGGCGGCACGGTCAACCTGTACGCGCTCTGGGGCCACTACCGCGCCGTCGGCGACACGGTGGTGCCGGTGGCCTCGTACAACTTCACCGGCGACAAGAACGGTGTGGTCACCGACGGCTCCGGCCAGGGCAACAACGCCCTCTGGAAGGGCACCGCCACCTACTCCCACGGCCTCGACGGCGGGCTCGCGGCGCACGTCAGCGCGGGCAGCAACTTCATCCAGCTGCCGAAGGTGGCCGGCGAGACCGACGGCTCGGGCAGCTTCTCCTTCTCCACCTGGTGGGGCGAGTACGGCGAGACCGCCGACGGCCCGATCGTGAGCAACCAGAACTTCGCGGCCTGCTACAACCCCGGCATGACGTTCTACAACGTCTCCGGCACGACCACCACCGACGCCTGCTGGGGCCAGCCGACCGGCAGCGGCCGCCAGTACTCCACGGTCAACCCGACCTCGCTGCAGGGCAACTGGCACTACCTGACGGTCGTGGTGGACCGCAAGGCGCAGACGGTGAGCTACTACGTCGACGGCGCCCTGTTCACCAGGTCCAGCACCGGTCAGCTGACCTCGGCCAGCAACCTCGACTCCGGTCTGCCGTTCAACATCGGCCAGGACGGCACCAGCGTCTACAGCGCCTCCGTCGACGCCCTGGTCGAGGACTTCGACTTCTACAACCAGCCGATCTCGGCGGCCCAGGTCGCCAACGACTACAACGCCACCAAGCCGGCCTCCGCCACGCTGCCCAGCGAGGCGACGGTCGACGTCCCGAACCCGATCAACACCGTGGCCCCGGGCTTCGTCACCGACACCTTCCACGGTCCGCAGGTCCGGGTGAACGGCGCGGTCTCGCAGTCGGTGGCCGGCCTGTGGAACGGCGGCACCGTCACCTCGTACACCAAGACCGGCGGCGACTCCTGGCTCAGCGTCAACAGCAGCGGCCTGGTGACCGGCACCGCGCCGGGCAGCGCGCCGCAGCACCCGGGCACCATCACCGTCCAGGCCACCGACGGGACCACCACCTCCTCGATCACGGTCGAGGTCCCGGTGATCGCCGCCGGTGACGCCCCGCAGATCGCCACCGCGACCTGGAACCTCTGGGACGCGGGCACCCATGTGGACAACCCGCTGCTGAAGGACCTCACCGTCATCGGCCAGAACGGCCTCGACGTCATCGGCGTCCAGCAGGACGGCGGCACCGTCGCCCAGCAGCTCGCCCAGGCGCTCGGCTGGTACTCCTACGAGGGCTCGGGCGGCCTCGGCATCGTCTCGGCCTACCCGATCTCCTCGACCGGAGTGGTCGCCGCGACCGGCACCGCCCCCGCCGTCGGCGTGACGGTCAACGTGGACGGCCAGAACCTCCGGGTCTGGGACGCCGCGCTCGACCAGACCGGCTACGGCCCCGAGACGGCCTGCGCCACCACCGGGACCACCCCGGCGGCGATCGTCGCCTCCGAGCTGGCGAGCAACCGCTACGCCCAGGCCCAGGCCATAGCCGCCGAGGTCAAGCCCGATGCGGCCGCAGCCAGCAGCACGCCGGTGGTCTTCCTCGGCGACCTCGCCTCCCCGTCAGCCGCCGACTGGACCACGGCCGACGCCGCCGCGCACTGCAACATCGGCGCGGTCGACTGGCCGGTGCCGGACGCCATCACCGGCGCCGGTCTCACGGACTCCTTCCGTGCGGCCAACCCCGATCCGGTGGCCGACCCGGGGAACACCTGGTCGCCCATCGAGCCGACCAACCCGACCACCGGTGCGGCCGAGCCGCAGGACCGGATCGACTACGTCGACTACGCCGGCAGCCAGCTGCAGCTGGTCGGCTCCAACACCCTGGTCGCGGGCTGGCCCTCGTCCAGCAACGTCAACTCCAACGCCTGGACCAGCAACCACGCCGCCGTGGTGACCACCTTCACCCTCGGCGTGCCGCAGCCGTCGGCCTCGGCCCCGACCGTGACCGTGGCCAGGAACGCGCTGGTCTACCAGGTCGGCAACGGGCCCGGCTCCGCCGCCCTGAGCAGCGCCGTCGGCGCGACCGCGAGTCCCGCCGACGCGAGCGTCAACGTCGACGCGAGCAAGGTCGACTACACCACGCCGGGCTACTACACCGTGCTGGTGACCGCGACCGAGAACGGCTACGCCTCCGACCCGGTCGCGGTGACCGTGCAGGTGGTGCCGGTCGTCTCGGTCAAGCTGGCCAACAGCTCGGTCTCGCTGGCCGGTCCCGGCCTGAACCAGGCGGCGGTCCTCGACGGCCTCGGCGGTTCGCTCAACGTCGACGGCGTGGTCAACGCCGACCTCTCCCAGGTCGACGCCTCCGTGGCCGGCAGCTACCCGGTCACGGTCACCGGCACCGACGACTACGGGTTCGCCGCCACGGCCCGGGGCACGGTCGTGATCACCTCGCCCGACGCGCCGCCGGTGGTCACCACGTCGGTGACCCCGGGCACGCCGGACGGCCAGAACGGCTGGTACGTCTCGGCCCCGAGCGTCTCGGCCGCCGCGACGGGTGACACCGGAGCCACGCCGAGCATCGAGTTCCGCATCGGCAACGGCAGTTGGACGGCCTACGCCGGGGCGATGTCGGTGCCCGAGGGCAACTGGACCTACCAGTTCCGGGCGACCGACGGCGCGGGCGTGGCCTCCGCCCCGGTCTCGGCGCCGGTCCAGTACGACGCGACCGCGCCGAGCACCACCGCGACCGCCGCTGCGGGCGCGACCATCATCGCCCCGGTGACGGTGACCCTCACCGCCACCGACGCCGGCTCGGGCGTGGCGCTGACCCAGTACCAGCTGGGCAGCGGCGCCTGGACCACGTACACCGGGCCCTTCCCGGTGACCCCGCAGCTCACCGCGCAGACGATCTCCTACCGCTCGACCGACCGGGCCGGGAACGTGGAGACCGCCCACCAACTGGTGGTTCCGGCGATCAGCCCGGTCGTTCCGGCGGTCACCACCACCGCCCCGGCCGCCCGGTACGGGACGGCGGCCACGGTGACGGTGACGGTCGCCTCCCCCGGCCTGCCGGCCGCCGGCACGGTCACCCTGACCGAGGGCGCCACCGCGCGCGGCACGGCCACCCTGGCCGACGGCACGGCGACGTTCACCCTGCCGGTCGGCCTGGCCGCCGGCAGCCATGTGATCCTGGCGTCCTACTCGGGCAGCCCGCTGCTCACCCCGGCGCTGCAGACGTTGACCGTCACGGTCGGCCTGCCGGCCGCGTGGAGCGCCACGGCGATCTACCACACCGGTGACCAGGTCGGATACCAGGGCAACCTGTACACGGCCTCCTGGTACACCCAGAACCAGCTGCCCGGAGCCCCGAACGGCCCCTGGCAGGAGATCGTCATGACCGAGAACGGCACGGCGGTCTGGACGGCCTCGCGGGTCTTCAACGCCGGTGACGTGGTCGTCCACAACGGCCTGACCTTCAAGGCCGGCTGGTACACCCAGAACGACACCCCCGGCTCGGTCACCGGCCCGTGGCAGCAGCAGGCGGCCCCCGGTCCGAACGGCATCGCGCCGTGGACCCCGACCACCGTCTACAACTCCGGCGACCAGGTCACCTACCAGGGCGGCACGTACCAGGCCAAGTGGTACACCCGCGACCAGACCCCGGACACGGTGAACGGGGGCTGGAAGAAGATCGGCTAG
- a CDS encoding alkaline phosphatase family protein, with protein MAHDAEPSLPDDARQEGLVPQSILRSGLSRRGMLRAMGLLGGATALAGGGAAAWASADGAGPAGTGAAGSSASYVLPEGFTGTMADLKHVVILMQENRAFDHYYGAMPGVRGFNDKQALRFQNGANVFSQPSGSSAVTPNHVTTVAQSTNGLDHSYGTGTMAWNGGKYNNWIAAKGATTMNYLTGNEIPWQWSLASNYTICDNYHCSVMGPTTPNRLYLWTGTSDGVTSNGGETSGNRAWQTYPEALQAAGVSWRIYVDNNDGDGWRGDYEDSPIRGFATFTPSAANLADTTKTAPGTGLVWRANSFPYAADGLPNDDSDTNLNGILADFIAACAPGAEFPLPQVSYLVSPYEWSEHPSADPEHGAHYTNRVIETLQSNPDIWNHTLLILNFDENDGYFDHVLPPFPEPGTAGEYSGSTPIGYGARVPMTLVSPWTRGGWVNSEVFDHTSVTRFLEVWTTSMGTPALSTTITPWRRTVSGDLTSAIDFSRPVLGTPSLPDTAALIAIANAGGTIATQVPSEDQWTDYPPLRPRPLSFHAQSTFSENRGTGTVTANMSLVGGPTGKGVSLQVFPDQYKAFSSTPFTVTAAAPGAYNWDASQYQGRYAFSIYGPDGFVRSHAGTVLPAGQNNAGVPRVDVDLLSGANPTLTITLHNDGLQQVHYTLTANDHVGGLQDYWVAPGKSKTVSWPTAEGYYDVVMTADTGTGWKHRYAGRVAQITA; from the coding sequence ATGGCCCACGACGCAGAGCCTTCTCTCCCCGACGACGCACGGCAGGAAGGGCTGGTTCCGCAGTCGATCCTGCGGTCGGGCCTCTCCCGGCGCGGCATGCTCAGGGCCATGGGCCTGCTCGGTGGCGCCACCGCGCTGGCCGGCGGCGGCGCTGCCGCCTGGGCGTCCGCCGACGGCGCCGGCCCGGCCGGGACCGGTGCGGCCGGGAGCTCGGCCTCCTACGTCCTGCCCGAGGGCTTCACCGGCACCATGGCCGACCTGAAGCACGTGGTGATCCTGATGCAGGAGAACCGCGCCTTCGACCACTACTACGGGGCGATGCCCGGCGTCCGTGGCTTCAACGACAAGCAGGCGCTGCGGTTCCAGAACGGCGCCAACGTCTTCTCGCAGCCCTCGGGCTCCAGCGCGGTCACGCCGAACCACGTCACCACCGTCGCCCAGTCGACCAACGGCCTGGACCACAGCTACGGCACCGGCACCATGGCCTGGAACGGCGGCAAGTACAACAACTGGATCGCCGCCAAGGGCGCCACGACCATGAACTACCTCACCGGCAACGAGATCCCCTGGCAGTGGTCGCTGGCCAGCAACTACACCATCTGCGACAACTACCACTGCTCGGTCATGGGGCCGACCACGCCCAACCGGCTGTACCTGTGGACCGGGACCTCGGACGGCGTCACCTCCAACGGCGGCGAGACCTCCGGCAACCGGGCCTGGCAGACCTACCCCGAGGCGCTGCAGGCGGCCGGCGTCTCCTGGCGGATCTACGTCGACAACAACGACGGCGACGGCTGGCGCGGCGACTACGAGGACAGCCCGATCCGGGGCTTCGCCACGTTCACCCCGAGCGCGGCCAACCTCGCCGACACCACCAAGACCGCGCCCGGCACCGGCCTGGTGTGGCGCGCCAACTCCTTCCCGTACGCGGCGGACGGCCTGCCCAACGACGACAGCGACACCAACCTCAACGGGATCCTGGCCGACTTCATCGCCGCCTGCGCCCCCGGCGCGGAGTTCCCGCTGCCGCAGGTCTCCTACCTGGTCTCGCCGTACGAGTGGTCCGAGCACCCCTCCGCCGACCCGGAGCACGGCGCGCACTACACCAACCGCGTGATCGAGACCCTGCAGAGCAATCCGGACATCTGGAACCACACGCTGCTGATCCTGAACTTCGACGAGAACGACGGCTACTTCGACCACGTCCTGCCGCCGTTCCCGGAGCCGGGCACGGCCGGCGAGTACTCCGGCTCCACCCCGATCGGCTATGGCGCCCGGGTCCCGATGACCCTGGTCTCGCCGTGGACCCGGGGCGGCTGGGTCAACTCCGAGGTCTTCGATCACACCTCGGTCACCCGCTTCCTGGAGGTGTGGACCACCTCGATGGGCACCCCGGCGCTGAGCACCACCATCACCCCCTGGCGCCGCACCGTCAGCGGCGACCTGACCAGCGCGATCGACTTCTCCCGCCCGGTCCTGGGCACGCCCTCGCTGCCGGACACCGCCGCCCTGATCGCCATCGCCAACGCCGGCGGCACCATCGCGACCCAGGTCCCCTCCGAGGACCAGTGGACCGACTACCCGCCGCTGCGCCCCCGTCCGCTCTCCTTCCACGCGCAGAGCACGTTCTCGGAGAACCGGGGCACCGGGACGGTCACCGCGAACATGAGCCTGGTCGGCGGGCCGACCGGCAAGGGCGTCAGCCTGCAGGTCTTCCCGGACCAGTACAAGGCGTTCAGCAGCACGCCGTTCACGGTGACCGCCGCCGCGCCGGGCGCCTACAACTGGGACGCCTCCCAGTACCAGGGCCGCTACGCGTTCTCGATCTACGGCCCCGACGGCTTCGTCCGCTCGCACGCCGGCACGGTGCTGCCCGCCGGGCAGAACAACGCCGGGGTGCCGCGGGTCGACGTCGACCTGCTGTCCGGCGCGAACCCGACGCTGACCATCACCCTGCACAACGACGGCCTCCAGCAGGTCCACTACACCCTGACCGCCAACGACCACGTCGGCGGCCTCCAGGACTACTGGGTCGCGCCGGGCAAGTCGAAGACCGTCAGCTGGCCCACGGCCGAGGGCTACTACGACGTGGTGATGACCGCCGACACCGGCACCGGCTGGAAGCACCGCTACGCCGGCCGGGTCGCCCAGATCACCGCCTGA
- a CDS encoding GntR family transcriptional regulator: MIPTGPAPGHDPAAIAADIERRIADGVYRPEQKLPSEQALAEEYATTRARVRTALAALARRGVLVSRPNSGWLVQVGHRAQTVGELRAFSRWAAEQGRESSGRIVRRELGGASAREARLLGIGLGEQVLRFTRVRLLDRRAVMVERSTWAPWVIPVIEALPDDAPSVFGALEAAGVRAVLGDHRIEAVAASSDDARLLGLRRSSPLLQISRTTATRGGRMVEVAVDRYVSDVAAFDVRAGDVARTLLPPRE, translated from the coding sequence GTGATACCCACCGGTCCCGCCCCGGGTCATGACCCGGCAGCGATCGCGGCCGACATCGAGCGGCGGATCGCCGACGGGGTGTACCGCCCCGAGCAGAAGCTGCCCAGCGAGCAGGCGCTCGCGGAGGAGTACGCCACGACCCGGGCCCGGGTCCGCACCGCGCTGGCGGCGCTGGCGCGGCGGGGTGTGCTGGTGTCGCGGCCCAACTCGGGCTGGCTGGTCCAGGTCGGGCACCGGGCGCAGACGGTGGGGGAGCTGCGCGCGTTCTCGCGCTGGGCCGCCGAGCAGGGGCGCGAGTCCAGCGGCCGGATCGTGCGCCGCGAGCTCGGCGGCGCGTCCGCGCGGGAGGCCCGGCTGCTCGGCATCGGCCTGGGGGAGCAGGTGCTGCGCTTCACCCGGGTGCGGCTGCTGGACCGGCGGGCGGTGATGGTCGAGCGGTCGACCTGGGCGCCGTGGGTGATCCCGGTCATCGAGGCGCTGCCGGACGACGCGCCGTCGGTCTTCGGCGCGCTGGAGGCGGCCGGGGTGCGGGCCGTCCTCGGGGACCACCGGATCGAGGCGGTCGCCGCCTCCAGTGACGACGCCCGGCTGCTGGGCCTCCGGCGCTCCAGCCCGCTGCTGCAGATCAGCCGCACCACGGCGACCCGGGGCGGGCGGATGGTCGAGGTGGCGGTCGACCGCTACGTGTCCGACGTGGCGGCCTTCGACGTCCGGGCCGGGGACGTCGCGCGGACGCTGCTGCCACCGCGCGAATGA